The sequence CATAGATAGATCCCTTTGTTTTGGGAAGCACGGTTTGCCTTTGATCGGTACGGGTGACTGGAATGACGGTATGGATAGTGTGGGAGAAAAAGGTAAAGGTGAAAGCATATGGTTGGGCTGGTTCCTTTACACAACCCTGGACCGCTTTATTCCCATCTGCAGAGCACGAAAAGACAAAAAAAGGGCAGAACGATACGAAAAGGTTGCTGCCGAATTAGTAGAATCTATCGAAAAAAACGGTTGGGATGGGGGATGGTACCGTCGGGCATATTTCGATGACGGTACCCCCCTCGGTTCCGAACACAATGAAGAGTGCAGGATTGACTCTATTTCCCAATCCTGGTCCGTAATTTCAGGAGCTGGCAAACTATCCCGGACCAGAGAAGCCATGAGGGCTTTAGAGCATTATCTGATTAACCGGGAAGAAGGCCTTATAAAGCTGCTCACTCCGCCATTCGATAAATCCCCGCTGGAGCCGGGGTACATTAAAGGCTATGTACCGGGGGTAAGAGAAAATGGGGGCCAGTACACCCATGCCGCTGTATGGACGGTTTTGGCCTTCACAAAGATGGGGGACGGGAATAAAGCCTGGGAACTGTTCCACATGATAAACCCTGTCAACCATACCCGTACACCCATAGAGCTCTGCAAATATAAGGTTGAACCTTATGTTACTTCAGCCGATGTCTACACCGTCCCTCCTCATACCGGTCGAGGCGGATGGACCTGGTATACCGGTTCTGCCGGCTGGATGTACAGGGTAGGGATCGAATGGATTCTGGGATTTAAGCTAAGGGGTAATAGATTTACAATTGCCCCCTGCATCCCTAAAGAATGGCGGGAATATACCATAAACTACCGCTTTAACGGTACACTATTCCATATAAGAGTTTTAAATCCGGAGGGGATAAATCACGGAGTTAAGGCCATTTTCTTGGATGGAAAAAAATTACCGGGCGGGTATGTACCTCTGACTGACGACGGGGTAGAACACGAAGTTCAGGTTGTCCTCGGACAATCAACCTCCAGGCTTGATTCCACAACACCAAGAGCGTAATGTTCTCCAGCTCTGCCCATGACGGAACAATACCCTATTGTTTTATCGTCCGGATTTTGTACGCAAATAAGGTCAGCATCATAAAGCCATTGCCACGGCTTTTCCTTCTTGAACTCTATCGCTGCATCATATAAATCTTGCCAGTCACTCATCGTGGGTTTTTTATTACGCATCACAAATATCAATTACTCCTTTCTCTGCAAGTTTATTGCGATTCAAAGGTAGTGACAAATTAAATGTTTCAGCAATGCCGCCACCTATAGTTTTCTTAAAAAGCCATGAATAGGCCAGATAAAGCAAAAACATTAAGGCAGAAAAATTTATTTTAGCCCAAAACACTTTAAAGATTTTTAAATTTATTCTCATGCTCCCCTCTTAAACTTGATTTTCGTTTCTTACCGTTAATATCACTTTTTTCTCCTACTCCGGGTCGCCAGGAAGATGCCCCGGTTCCTGTCCCATTTCCAATATGTCGAATAGTTTTCTATAAACCTCTTCTGCAAGTTTATATTTCCCTTGCAGCAATAAGCTTCTAGTCTGCAGGAAAAATTTGACTCTCTGTACAAAAGCTTCTATTTCATCCATCAGCGTATCCACAATTGGATATAACTTCTTTCTTCTGCTTCGTAGGTATTAATTTGTCCAAAAACTCTTGTCTCATTGAAGGATGTTCTTCGCTAGCCCAGTTCAAGATCAGGTTCTGGAAATCTTCTGTAGAAAGATTTCTTAAACGCATTCTTGATTCTGGTGTAAAAACTCCCCTTTTCTCCATCCATATTTAACCAAACACAACTTAAAAGATAAAAACTAACGAAAAACGACTAAAACTACCATATTATTATGATTTATAGTATAATATAAAGGGACAAAGGCAAAAATGAACAATATAATCCAAAATCATAGAGGATGAGGTGTAAGAGATGTTCAGGGAAAACATTAACCATCTTCAAAAATCACTGTTCGAAAGCACCAACTGGATGAACCCCAGGATAAAGGCCAAACTAGACAAATCATGGGCTCCCATATTCTATAAATACGTATTCTGCAAGATAGACGAAAAGCCATTTTCAGTACTCTACAGCGATACCGGGAGACCGAACTTTCCAGTAAACATAGCCTTATCCCTAGAATACATAAAACACCTAAAGAACTATTCCGATGATGAACTAATCGAAAACTTCTACTTCAACTACTTACTAAACTATGCAGTAGGAATCAGAGTGCTGGGAGAACTAAATCTGGCAGAAAAAACCCTTTATGATTTCAGAGCAAGAATATATCGTTATCTAGTACAGCATCCTGAACAGGAAGACTTAATCTTTGCCTCATTTTTAAACCTTACCAAAAACTTTATCAAAGAAGCTGGTATATCCACAGAAGACCAGCGCATGGACTCTACCATGTTTATGTCAAATATAAAGAAAGCAGGGAGAATAGCATTAGCATTTGATATACTAGAAAGAGCAGTAAAATCAGTACCAGAGAACCTTCTTACACCAAACCTCAAAGAAGTCCTAAAACCCGAATTCAAAACAGAAGTAATCTATAAAGCAAAACCATCGGAAAGTGAAAGCAAACTCGAACAGCTCCTAAATCTGTGCCTTGAAATCAAGGACATCATAGAAAAAGCAGAAGAAACAAAAGACCCTGATATCCTGAGGATACTTAAAAGATTCATATCAGAACAATCCGTATTTGATGAACAAAAAAACAAACTCAAAGCCAAAGACAACAAAGATATACCTTCCGACTCCCTGCAGTCAGCCTATGACGAAGATGCCACATACAGGAAAAAGGGAGACAAAGCCCAGAGCGGATACACACTAAATATTGCGGAAACCTGCTCCAAAGAAAACCCAGTCCAGTTTATTACAGACTACAAGGTAGCTCAAAACATAAAAAGCGATGTAGAACTGGGTAAAGATAGAATACCGATTATCAAAGAAAATACCGACTGCAAACACCTTTATATGGATGGAGGATACTACTCCCCCGAAGTCATAGAAAAAGCCAAAGAAAACGGAATTGAACTTCACTTTACCAACCTTAATGGCAAAAGACCTCAAAAGAACTTATCAGTAACCCAGTTTGAAATAAATGAAACAGGCATAATAACAAAATGCCCTGGAGGTATAGCACCCACCCATGCCGGTATAACCAAAAGCCAAACCGTAGCTCACTTTCCTTTAAATGCATGTGATACATGTAAACACAGAAAAGATTGCTACTGCAAGAGGCAGAAAAAAGATTATGTGGTCCGTATAAATCTAAAAGCCATAGAATCCTCAAAACAACGTCAGAAAGTAGAACAAAATCAAAAAGAAAATACCAGCATGAGGGCAGCCATTGAAGGAACCAATTCAGCATTAAAACGTGGGCATGAGCTTGATAAACTCAAAGTTAGGGGCTTTGTAAAATGTAACATGGTTGTAGGGTTTAAGGTATTGGCTCATAATTTCAAGAGGTTCGCAAATTACATGATAGAGCAATCCAAAAAACTCACACCCCAAGCTACAGGGATAAGTCTGCCTATTTTAATCCAATAAATGGTAAATCCTCTGGATTTAAGCCAACAATAAGGTAAAAGACATCGAAAATGGTAGTAAAATATCGGATATTATAGGTGGATATACCTAAAATTTACTGCTAAAATCCAAAATATTTTCCAAGTTATACCTTATAAAATTTTCAAGGATCAGAAAAAGGGGTATTAAAACAGGGTTTCTACACTAGAATCATTCTTACTTTTTCCATAAATTCTTTATAACTTAATACAGCCATGTCTCTCCTCCTTTTAAACGGCTTTTTTCTCCGTTGTTTCTTTTAAAGACATCAAATCTGATGGAATTGAAAATTGGATTTTTACAGGATGGATGCAATATAGCTTTATCTGAGAGATTGAATTATTACATTTTTTCTATTTATCCAATAATCTTATCATCTAGCACAGGGTTTGTACTATGTGCATCCGTGTAGACCGATATATTTTTTATACACTCAAGGGTTATACAAAATTAGCAAATTCTCAAGTGCCCTAAACCCTCTATTCCAAATTCCAGAGTGAGCGGAGCAAGGTTATATAAAACACAGTCCAGAAAAGCCGCCGGCAATAAAAATTCTGCTTTGCTGACAAACAATAGCAATATTTTTTGTTTTACCAGTTATCGGACATAAAAGATAGATAATCTCTAAATTCCTCTGTATACCTGCTTTTCAGCTTTTCCAATATTTCATATACTACAGGGCAGACAGAGGCATTTTCAATCATGATAATTAACCTCGATATAAACTCCGGCTTGTTTGTATGGGGATATTCCCTGCAGGCTTTTGGCCTAACCTCATAAATAGAGCAGCCATTTGGCGTTAAAAATTTGCACGGGCTGGAATTAAATACCCAACTGCCGCTTTGATTTTTTAGTAGATATTTAACTGTAAATTCCTTTTCAGTCTCACCCAAATACTGTGAAATTCTTTTTATATCTTCATTTTCCAGGTTCGGAGTTATGCTTTTGCAACAGTTAGAACAAGCAACACAGTCAATTTGTTCAAATAACTTTTCATGCAGATAATGAACGGTTTCATCAACTTCCTCGGAATCCTGCTCCTTTAAAAAGCTCCTGAACAGCCAGTTTTCTTCTTCCACTTTTTTGGATGCTTGAGGTAAAATTTTTGGATCTAATAACTGGACTAACCGTATTTCACTGGGGTACAAGTCATTCAAATAATCAATCAGACCCTGTAAAATTCTTTTTTCTAATGAATCTTGCTTCATGGACACCATTCCTTTTGGACATTACCCACCAATTTCTGGTACCATTATATCACAGATTTGAGAGGGGAGAAAGGACTACTCATTAAACTGTGATTATCTTGTGATAATGTCACCTTGGAGAGTACCGTGATAAAATATCACAACAAAGGACGAGGTGTGGTGCATCTATATAGCCCCCTGGAAGATTTGGAGAAAATACTTGCATATGTTAGAATTAGTATCAAATGGGGGGTAATAAAAAATGATAAAAAGACAGTACAATGTCTCGAATATAAATGCAAAATATTGAAATTATACAAAAATAATAAAATATTTTTATTATAATACATCTACTATTCTTTAATATTAAAATAAATACCTTAGATATTCTAAGAAAAATGAAGGATAGTAGAGTAAAATAATAAAAAAATAGAAAGAGGAGAGAAAATTATGAACGAAAGAAAATTGAGAATATTTTATGAAGTAGCAGTAAAACTTAATATGACAGAAGCGGCAAAAAAACTATATATGAGCCAGCCCGCCGTTAGCCAGACCATAAAAGAAATCGAAGAAGAATTCGGTGTAAAATTTTTTGACAGGATAGGTAGAAAACTTTACCTAACCTATGAAGGAAAAGTATTTTTAAACTACGTAAGGAGAATATTGAATTTGTATGATGAATGCTCAAAAACAATTAAAGACATTAAAGGACTTAAAAAAGGCAAACTTAAAATAGGAGCAAGCACAACTATTGGCATATATATACTTACAGATCTAATAGGAAAGTTCACCAAAAAATATAAAGAAGTAGATACCTCTATTACTATTGAAAATACTAAAATTATCACAGATATGGTTTTAGAAAATAAAATAGATTTTGCTTTTGTAGAAGGTCCAGTTTACTCAGATGAAATAATAGTAGAAAATTTTTGTAATGATGAGCTAGTTTTTATAACCCCTCCTGACCATCCCTGGTCAAAACTCAAAAGTATAGATATAGAAAAAATAGCAGAAGAAAAAATAATAATGAGAGAACAGGGCAGTGGTACAAGAGAAATTGTAGAAAATGTTTTAAATGCCAATGGTGTTCATTATAAAGTAGATTTTGAACTGGGTAATATAGAAGCTATTAAGAAAGCCGTTGAAGCCGGTCTTGGAATTTCATGTATATCCAAAAGATGCATAAAAAAGGAAGTGGAAGACGGAAGACTTGCGGTTATACGATTAAAAGGAATTAGGATAATTAGAATACTTAACCTTATATATCATAAAGATAAGTATTTATCTAATCTTCTTAATGAATTTATTAATTTTGCAAAAAAAGAAACTGTTGCAATCGACTGATTTTAACTAATGTTCAATTTACAAATTTCTTAACTCGAAATATCCCGTTAAAGTTAATATTGCTTTTGCTATAAGTTAATACTTATGATTTATATATAATAATATTATTTTACTTAGATAACAAATGCCCTGTAAAATATGAATTGTGCTACGTCAAAATTTATATCTAGGAGGGCATTTTATGAATGTTAAAAAGTATTTAAACGGAGTATTGGTTGTAGGAATAACTACAATTTCATCATTTTTTATTCAAGAAATTTCTTTTATAGAGAGGTTAAATTTTAGCTCCCTTATTATCGCCATATTACTTGGTGCATTAATTAAAAATACCATAGGCATTAATGAAAGCATGAAACCTGGGATTAAACTCTGTGCTAAAAAGGTATTAAGACTGGCTATTATATTTTTAGGATTTAAATTGAGCATTTCTCAAATTACCAAAATAGGACCTAAGGCCATTATACTAATATTCATTGTTTGTACTTCTACAATGATTTTCACAAAATACCTGGGTAAAAAATTTAAAATACCTGAAAAACGTTCAATCTTAATAGGAAGTGGAATATCTATATGCGGTGCTTCTGCAGTGGCTGCAGTAAATGCAGTTACAAAGTCCGATAAAAAAGATGCAGCCTTTGCTATAGGCATCGTTACAGTTTTCGGTACTATATTTATGTTCATATATCCTATAATATTTAAAATTTTAGATATGAGTACATCTTTCTATACATTATGGACAGGAAGCTCTATACATGAGGTGGCACAAGTTGTTGCTGCAGGATTTGCCGTATCTAATGACGCTGGAACTTATGCCACTTTAGTAAAGCTAACAAGGGTTTTATATATAATCCCTGTTACAATCTATCTAAGTATAAAATATATGAAAGAAAGTAACAGTGAAAAATTCAGTCTTAAAAATGTATCAGTACCCTGGTTCGTATTTATGTTTTTAGCAGTAGTAATCATTAATTCATTTATTTCTATTCCATCTAATGTATTAACAGGACTAATTGATTTAGATAATTACCTTATGACAGCTGCAATGGCTGGATTGGGTCTTGAACTTAGCATAAGTGATATGAAAAAAGTTGGAATTAAACCTTTATATCTTGGAACAATCGCCTCTCTATTTATATCTATACTAAGTGCAGTAGTTATAAAATTAATGGGTCTAGCATAAAAAATAGCGGATTTTATTCCGCTATTTTTTATGTGCTTTATATTTATTTACTAACGATATTTAACCCCTTTTTCCGACCCTGGATAATTATTCAGAAAAAATGCATAGTTATGCAAAATATCTACTATTTGTGCCAAAGTTGCCAATATTAATCAGTTAACATATTCCTCAAATGGAAATTAAAAGGATATTTGCTGTATAAATATAAAATTCTTCTGCACATCTATTTAAGGTGCGAAATATAAGTTTAACTAATATATCTGAAAAAATTTGTATATTACCCTTCTCATCTTCTAAAGCTTTAAAGAAAGTTCTGCACCCTCTCTTATAGCTTCTACAGCTGATGCTACCTCTTTACAATCACCAATAAAAAGGTATTTATCATCATCTATTAACTCTTTAAATGTAGCATCAGGTTTATTCCCCACAGCTACAACGATATCATCAAATTCCTGTATCTTTTCAACTCCCTCTAAATTATATGACAATTTTTTATCAGATATATGATTTATTTTGGCTTTTGTAATTATATTTACATTAAGTTTTTTAAGTCTATTTATGATTAATTTTCTTATCATTGGAAATATTCCATCTCCTACTTCATCTTTTGCTTCCAATATCGTTATATTCTTACCTTTTTGGGCAAGGAATTCCGCTGTTTCAAGTCCTGTTAAACCGCCACCAATCACTATAATATCTTGACCTTGCGGCAATTTACCCGCTAAAACATCAATGGCCCAATAAAAAGCATCCATATTTACATTAAGATTTGCAGGAACAGACCCTGTTGCAATTATAACTCTATCATGGGGTAAATCTTTTATTTCTTCAATAGTCATTTTCCTGTTTAAATGAATACTAACATTATATTTCCTCAAATCCCTTTCTAAATATTCTATAACTCTGCCTATTTCTTCTTTATGTGGTGGTATTTTTGCTACATTCAACTGGCCGCCAAGTTTATCCTCTTTTTCAAATAATTCAACCTTATGGCCCTTTTTTGCTAGATATTTAGCTGCAGACATACCTGCAGGTCCACCACCTATTACAGCTATATTCAAAGACTTGTCAGTTTTAACCTGGAATTCTAATTCTCTGCCAACTTCAGGGTTCATCAAACATGAAACTGGTAAACCTTTTAAAATATATGCTAAACATGCTTGATTGCAATGTATACAATACCTTATGTCTTCACTGTTACCTTCTTTAAGTTTAGCAATGCAATCAGGATCTCCTATTAAACCTCTTGCAATTCCAATAAAATCAGCTACATTGTCCTTTAGTATTTTTTCCCAATCGTTAGCATAACCAAGTTTATTTGCAGCTATTATTGGTATATTAACATTATCTTTTATTCTCTTTATAAGTTCTAATAAAGGCTTATCATCTAGTCCCATAGGTGATATATGGTATTCTGCTGTTGCCCCAACTCCTGCTGAAATATTAAGCCCATCAGCACCATCTTCCTCAAGCATTTTTGATAACTTTATACTTTCTTGAATATTAAAGCCGTCAGAAGTAAAATCACTGGCATTAATCCTACAAATAACCGTTATGTCAGGAACATATTCTTTAACTTTCCGTAATATTTCAAGGGCAAATTTAGCTCTTCCTTCAAAGGTTCCACCATATTCATCTGTTCTTTTATTCGTATCAGGTGATAAAAATTGATTTACAAACCAGCCATGGGCAAAATGAAGTTCTACAAGGTCAAAACCTGCTTTTTTTGCCCTCACTGCAGCGTTTGCAAAATCTTCAATAAATCCTTCTATCTCCTCTCTAGTAAAATCGACAGGTTTATATTTTGGATTGTGCATAGCAAGCTGTATTCCTGCTTTTGCCCCGTTTTTATGTAGTAAATAGGACAACTTCTTAAGACCATCTATCTTGTTGTCATCATCTATACCGAGCTGATTTACGAAGAACTTACCAAATTTATTTACATAACTTGCTTCTACAATAACCAATGAGACATCTTTTGCCCTTCTGTTATAATATTCCATTTCTCTGCTGCTAACAAATCCATCCTGCGCTAAATTTGTTACTGTTGGCAACATTACAAATCTGTTTTTTAATTCGAGATTCCCTATTCTTCCTTTACTAAATAACATTTACATCCCTCCTTTCTATATAACATTTTAAAACTTATTGTTATATTAGTAAAATAATACAGTATTATAAAATATATAAGTAAATGCTTATATATTTTATAATACTCTTCTTTAGAGAACAAAGGCGTCTGACGACGCGTTTTTTAGTTACAAGTTCCAAGTTCCAGGTTCTAAGTTTTTAGGTCATTCTTTGAGGTATTAAAAACCTTAATTTCTACTACTAAAATTTTACTGGTAATAGTTTGCATTTCCCCTCTATTACTTGAATTTACTTTGTTTCAAACCTGCAATTTCTTACAAAAAATCTTTGAGTTCCTTTACAAGAAGACAGCATATACCATTTATGCTAAAACTCCTTACCTATAAATTGCATTTTAGTTAAATTTTATAAAGTTTCGTGCTAAACCTTAATTTTTATCTTATCTTTTATCTCCTGATATATTTCTAATCTATTTTTTCCATTTTTCTTTGCCATATACATAGCATAGTCTGCAAACTTTATTAATTCATCCATAGTTGTCAGTTTATCCTCTTATAGTGAAGATAAACCAATCCACCATATCTAAAGGCAATATTTTCCCCCCTCGTATTTTTACTATACCAGGTTTCATTATCCCATGAACAGAAAGCTTCTGTATAATAGTTTCTGGATGTATCTATATCTCCACCATCAACTATGACTCTAGCTGTCAAGTTTTTCGATGACTCAAGAGGCGAAGTTAAGTATATCAGCTTTGCTAATAGTTCTTCATCATCTAAAATTATTCCATTAGCTTGCACCATTTTGTTTCCAGTGACTGGTGCAAAATCACTATAATTTCTACTATATCCTACTTTAATCTCCGTCGGTTCATTCAATCCCAGTGAACTTAATTCCGCTGATACTTCAATTATTGAACTGTTCTTTACTAATTCTGCTGTACCTACTTGAACCCAGTTCCAATCATCTCCATTACCTACATATTTTTTTATCATATTTTCTTCTATCATATAGTCAGCACCGGAATTATCCCAACACCACAAATGATAGCCTGTATCGCTATTATTGTCTGTGTCTATATAAAAATTATTTTGACTATTAAGCTCGCTTTCTTTAACGAGTAAGTACAGTTTTTTACTATTTTGAACGGCATACAAGTTGTCTATCCATTCATCAGAGCTCCCATCTACATCTATTTTTACTGGAATCTTAATATTTGGGTATATTATATCTAAACTCTACAATATTTCTTGTATCACCATTCTTAACAGCAGTTGTTTTGAGAAGTTTTGTGCTGTCAATATAAATAGGTTTTGAATAAATCTTTCCATTGGTAGCACTTGGGTCTGTCCCATCTAATGTGTATCTTATTTCATCTGCCCATCACAGGATAATGTTACATAATGTGCATCACTATATGTTCCTGAAGGTTTGCTTGCATATATAATATCCGGTGGAGTCCATCCTTCCCTTTTTATTTGTGTATAAGCCCATAAATATACTTCCTTAAAGCCTTGATTAAACCCGTCATTAATGGCTTGTTCAATATTCTTCCATACATATGAGTAATCACTGTTTAATACAAAGCCTGAGAAATTCCGACAAAGGTTTTTCTGTTTTCAGCATCAATCTTGATAAATTCTTCTTCCGTAATAAATACTTCTTTAAGCAGCTTCTTCAACAGATGCCTGCTTAAAAGGTATTCAATACTCTGGCCTTTTCCCGTCATACTCAGTCTCGATCCTCCATTTAGAAGTTCTTTAACAACAATGCCGCCACCCTTTGAATCAGGATGGCGGCGTATTCACCTGCTACTGTTTTCCCTTTTACTGCATTCTTCCTCATTATACCGCACACAATTCCTGCCAGCAGCTTTGGCTTCGTACATATGGTTGTCTGCCCTTTGTACCAATGTATCAACCGTATCCCCCGGACAGTAACCAGCAACTCCGAAACTGGCCGTTACATGACCCACATACGGTATATCCATACGGCTTAAACTTTCCCGCAGTTCTTCCGCTAAACGGGCCGCATTTTTTACCGTTGTATCCGGCAGAAGTATAACAAATTCCTCCCCGCCCCAGCGGGCCAAGGTATCTATTTTGCGGGTCCTGTTCTTAATCAATTTTGCTGTGTTTCTAAGAACTAAATCACCGGCATTATGGCCAAAACGGTCATTGATGCTCTTAAAGCGGTCTATATCCAGCATTATCAGGGAAAACTTCCTGTTTGCCCGTTTGGAGCGCTCTATTTCTTCTTCTAATTTTTGTATAAAATAGCGGCGGTTATAGGCGTTCGTCAAAACATCTGTTATAGATAAACGGCGAAGTTCCTCTTCTATTTTTTTGTACTTGGTAACATCAGCAGCATAATGAAGATAAATATCCTCGCCCAACGGGATCCACCATGTATCCCATATTTTATCCGCTAGCCCCACTTCGCTGTTTACCGGTTCATTTCTGACCAAGGCTTCGTCTCCATGGCAGAAGTAGCATTTCGTACCGGGCAGTGGTGAACCGTTTTTTTCAAA is a genomic window of Koleobacter methoxysyntrophicus containing:
- a CDS encoding DUF7309 domain-containing protein; the protein is MRNKKPTMSDWQDLYDAAIEFKKEKPWQWLYDADLICVQNPDDKTIGYCSVMGRAGEHYALGVVESSLEVDCPRTT
- a CDS encoding transposase, which gives rise to MFRENINHLQKSLFESTNWMNPRIKAKLDKSWAPIFYKYVFCKIDEKPFSVLYSDTGRPNFPVNIALSLEYIKHLKNYSDDELIENFYFNYLLNYAVGIRVLGELNLAEKTLYDFRARIYRYLVQHPEQEDLIFASFLNLTKNFIKEAGISTEDQRMDSTMFMSNIKKAGRIALAFDILERAVKSVPENLLTPNLKEVLKPEFKTEVIYKAKPSESESKLEQLLNLCLEIKDIIEKAEETKDPDILRILKRFISEQSVFDEQKNKLKAKDNKDIPSDSLQSAYDEDATYRKKGDKAQSGYTLNIAETCSKENPVQFITDYKVAQNIKSDVELGKDRIPIIKENTDCKHLYMDGGYYSPEVIEKAKENGIELHFTNLNGKRPQKNLSVTQFEINETGIITKCPGGIAPTHAGITKSQTVAHFPLNACDTCKHRKDCYCKRQKKDYVVRINLKAIESSKQRQKVEQNQKENTSMRAAIEGTNSALKRGHELDKLKVRGFVKCNMVVGFKVLAHNFKRFANYMIEQSKKLTPQATGISLPILIQ
- a CDS encoding YkgJ family cysteine cluster protein, with the translated sequence MKQDSLEKRILQGLIDYLNDLYPSEIRLVQLLDPKILPQASKKVEEENWLFRSFLKEQDSEEVDETVHYLHEKLFEQIDCVACSNCCKSITPNLENEDIKRISQYLGETEKEFTVKYLLKNQSGSWVFNSSPCKFLTPNGCSIYEVRPKACREYPHTNKPEFISRLIIMIENASVCPVVYEILEKLKSRYTEEFRDYLSFMSDNW
- a CDS encoding LysR family transcriptional regulator; translated protein: MNERKLRIFYEVAVKLNMTEAAKKLYMSQPAVSQTIKEIEEEFGVKFFDRIGRKLYLTYEGKVFLNYVRRILNLYDECSKTIKDIKGLKKGKLKIGASTTIGIYILTDLIGKFTKKYKEVDTSITIENTKIITDMVLENKIDFAFVEGPVYSDEIIVENFCNDELVFITPPDHPWSKLKSIDIEKIAEEKIIMREQGSGTREIVENVLNANGVHYKVDFELGNIEAIKKAVEAGLGISCISKRCIKKEVEDGRLAVIRLKGIRIIRILNLIYHKDKYLSNLLNEFINFAKKETVAID
- a CDS encoding YeiH family protein, whose product is MNVKKYLNGVLVVGITTISSFFIQEISFIERLNFSSLIIAILLGALIKNTIGINESMKPGIKLCAKKVLRLAIIFLGFKLSISQITKIGPKAIILIFIVCTSTMIFTKYLGKKFKIPEKRSILIGSGISICGASAVAAVNAVTKSDKKDAAFAIGIVTVFGTIFMFIYPIIFKILDMSTSFYTLWTGSSIHEVAQVVAAGFAVSNDAGTYATLVKLTRVLYIIPVTIYLSIKYMKESNSEKFSLKNVSVPWFVFMFLAVVIINSFISIPSNVLTGLIDLDNYLMTAAMAGLGLELSISDMKKVGIKPLYLGTIASLFISILSAVVIKLMGLA
- a CDS encoding NAD(P)/FAD-dependent oxidoreductase — protein: MLFSKGRIGNLELKNRFVMLPTVTNLAQDGFVSSREMEYYNRRAKDVSLVIVEASYVNKFGKFFVNQLGIDDDNKIDGLKKLSYLLHKNGAKAGIQLAMHNPKYKPVDFTREEIEGFIEDFANAAVRAKKAGFDLVELHFAHGWFVNQFLSPDTNKRTDEYGGTFEGRAKFALEILRKVKEYVPDITVICRINASDFTSDGFNIQESIKLSKMLEEDGADGLNISAGVGATAEYHISPMGLDDKPLLELIKRIKDNVNIPIIAANKLGYANDWEKILKDNVADFIGIARGLIGDPDCIAKLKEGNSEDIRYCIHCNQACLAYILKGLPVSCLMNPEVGRELEFQVKTDKSLNIAVIGGGPAGMSAAKYLAKKGHKVELFEKEDKLGGQLNVAKIPPHKEEIGRVIEYLERDLRKYNVSIHLNRKMTIEEIKDLPHDRVIIATGSVPANLNVNMDAFYWAIDVLAGKLPQGQDIIVIGGGLTGLETAEFLAQKGKNITILEAKDEVGDGIFPMIRKLIINRLKKLNVNIITKAKINHISDKKLSYNLEGVEKIQEFDDIVVAVGNKPDATFKELIDDDKYLFIGDCKEVASAVEAIREGAELSLKL
- a CDS encoding FN3 associated domain-containing protein, translating into MRYTLDGTDPSATNGKIYSKPIYIDSTKLLKTTAVKNGDTRNIVEFRYNIPKY
- a CDS encoding SHOCT domain-containing protein, with the translated sequence MTGKGQSIEYLLSRHLLKKLLKEVFITEEEFIKIDAENRKTFVGISQALY